ATGACCTTCAGGGCGATACAGGAGGCGATGACGGCCTTGATAACGAGATCATCACGGTAGACCTTACCCGTATCAATCCTAACGTAAGCCAGATATTCTTTTTCCTTAATAATGCAGGTCGTGAAGACTTTTCACAGATACCTTACTCAAAGATCAGGATGTACGAAGGTACGCCTACAAGAGTGAACTCGGTTTTTGCATCGTATAATGTTTCTGCGGAAGCACAGTATACAGGCAAGCTATCGATAATCATGGGCAAGCTGTACAAAAGGAATGGCGAATGGAAATTCAGTGCGATAGGCGACCCTACAGAGGATGTATTCCTCGGGCAGACCATTGCAAGAATTGTGAAGTCTTATCTGTAAACACATGCAGATCAAAAACATACAGGGATTACGGGTTGCCGAGATCGGGCAGCTTGTAAACCAGGGCGGAAAATTCGTTATTTTTCCCTACACGGTATCTATTGTGGTAATGACCTTCAAAAGGCCTTCCTCCATTTACTTTATAAGGCCGGACGAAGGTACCTTTAAATATTCCTACAAGCATGTGGCCGTTAATGCAGTTATGGGCTGGTGGGGAATCCCATGGGGGCCCATATATACGATCGGTGCCATGTACCACCAGCTTAGCGGCGGCAAGGATGTAACCCAAGCCGTAATGAGCGACCTGATACAGAACGATCCGGAAGCGAATACTTCTACCTACAACATCAACGGTACGGTGTCGCATAATATGCAGCAGCAACAGCAGGAGAACAGCGGAGCATCGGCATACAACGTACCAAGGAACTAATACGCCAGTTATGAGAAGATTACCGGTTTATTTTTTACTGGATACCTCAGGCTCCATGTATGGCGAGCCCATTCATGCCCTGAATAACGCACTCAGCGGGATGGTAAACACGCTTCGTAGCGATGCGCAGGCGCTGGATTCACTGTGGATCAGCATCATTACGTTCGACCGTGAAGTAAAGGAGCTCGTGCCGCTTACCGAGCTCGTGCAGTTTCGCCTGCCGGAGATCACCTGTCCCCAGAGCGGCCCCACCAATACAGGTGCCGCGCTGGATTTCGTGCTTACTAAAGTTGAGCAGGACATCATAAAAAGCTCGCCTACGCAAAAGGGCGACTGGAAACCGCTACTGTTCCTCTTTACGGATGGCAAGCCATCAGATATACAGCTGTACCGAGAAAAAACCGCGCAGGTGCGTGCCTACAATTTTGGCGCTGTGGTGGGCTGTGCGGCCGGCCACCTGGCTAACGATGCCATGCTGAAAGAGCTGACCGACAACGTGGTACACCTTGATTCGGCGGACAGCCAGACCCTGAAGACGTTCTTCAAGTGGGTGTCTGAAACCATAGAGCAGGGTAACAGGAGCCAGGGCACAGGAGAGGAAACACGCCTCCCGCCGCCGCCTGACGAGATTACCGTTGTTATTTAATGGGTTATACTTTATAAACCTACAAGGTTTTGAAAACCTTGTAGGTTGGCAGACCGAAGATTACCTAATCTCCTGCAAGGTCTTTGCGACCTTGTAGGTGTACTTTAAATCACTAAAAATCATGAGAAGGCTTCCCATATATTTTTTAATAGACATTTCTGAGTCAATGGTAGGCGAACCCATCCAGCAGGTAGAGGAGGGGCTTGCCACCATTATCCAGGCATTAAAATCCGACCCGCACGCGCTGGAAACCGTTTGGGTCTCCATCATCGTATTTGCAGGGCAGGCAAAAACACTGGTTCCGTTGCAGGAGATCGTGAGCTTTTACCCGCCTAAGTTCCCCATAGGCAGCGGCACATCCTTAAGCAAGGGCTTGGGCCACCTGATGTATGAATTGCGCAGCAACATCGTAAAAACGACCTACGAGCAAAAGGGCGACTGGAAGCCTATCGTTTTCCTGTTTACCGATGGCGTTCCTACCGATGATACCTCGGCTGCCATTGCCGAATGGAAACAAAACTGGGCGCGTACGGCTAATATGGTCGCAATTTCCTTTGGGGATGAGACAGACATGAGGCTTTTGGGCGAACTCAGCAATGATGTGATGCATTTTAAGAATACCAGCCCACAGTCGTATAAAGCATTCTTTAAATGGGTTACCGATTCCATTAAGACGAGCAGCATAAGCGTGGAAAACAATTCAACAGGATTTGAGCTGGCCAAAACCGATGACGAAACCATTTCTAAAATAGACCTGAGCAAGCCCGGCGACTATGACCGTGGCGGCTACGTAGACGATAACTTTGTGGTATTCGCGGCGCAATGCCAGAATACCAAACGCCCGTACCTGATGAAATATGGCAAGGTATCACAGCCCTCCAACTTCGGGGGGATGAATTTCGAGACACGTGCCTACAGGCTGATGGGCGCTTATCCGGTAGATAACTCCTATTATGAACTTGCCGATAAGTCGTATGAGAACAACGTGAGCAGCGATGAGCTGATAGGCGCGCCTACCTGCCCGTGCTGTGGGAACCAATATGGACTGGCTGTTTGCTCTTGCCGTAAGATCCACTGCATAGGCGATGAGGAAGTGAGCACGTGCCCATGGTGCGGCTCTCAGGGTAAATATACCTCGGGTGGTGGCAATGGCGGCTTCAACATCGGCAGGGCACAGGGGTAATGAACGACATCCAAAAATACATTTTTACGCTCCTGGCCAACCAGGGCATACACAGCCCGCAGCAATTCGAAAAGGAATTCCTTGAGTTTGCCGTGCGGGAAGAAAATATAAAGAACGTAAGCCTTATAAGACAGCTACAGGTACAAATGACACAAGCATGGCAGATCAGGGCACGGCGGCTGGAAATAGCCGGGCAATATATCACTTTCCCCAACGGGATGGCGGGCAGGCCGTATACTGCATTGTTTAACTTCGAAACGTTAAACCTTACCGACCTTACAAGCCATTCGCTCACAGGCTTTGAAGGCACCGGGCTGGAATATGACGCGGTTACCCGCACCATATCCGGGACACCGGACCAGGGGGGAGACATTACACTGGAATTCACCTACAATTTTGAAGGTGAGGAAGAGGGCGCAG
Above is a genomic segment from Flavobacterium album containing:
- a CDS encoding TerY-C metal binding domain-containing protein translates to MRRLPIYFLIDISESMVGEPIQQVEEGLATIIQALKSDPHALETVWVSIIVFAGQAKTLVPLQEIVSFYPPKFPIGSGTSLSKGLGHLMYELRSNIVKTTYEQKGDWKPIVFLFTDGVPTDDTSAAIAEWKQNWARTANMVAISFGDETDMRLLGELSNDVMHFKNTSPQSYKAFFKWVTDSIKTSSISVENNSTGFELAKTDDETISKIDLSKPGDYDRGGYVDDNFVVFAAQCQNTKRPYLMKYGKVSQPSNFGGMNFETRAYRLMGAYPVDNSYYELADKSYENNVSSDELIGAPTCPCCGNQYGLAVCSCRKIHCIGDEEVSTCPWCGSQGKYTSGGGNGGFNIGRAQG
- a CDS encoding TerD family protein, which translates into the protein MAINLTKGQKIDLRKTTGESLTNFCVGVNWGAIETKGGFLGLGKKVTNIDLDLSCIMIDEQNNICDHLYSPLYRVEVLQQFGLPKGKLLSSDGALKHTGDDLQGDTGGDDGLDNEIITVDLTRINPNVSQIFFFLNNAGREDFSQIPYSKIRMYEGTPTRVNSVFASYNVSAEAQYTGKLSIIMGKLYKRNGEWKFSAIGDPTEDVFLGQTIARIVKSYL
- a CDS encoding vWA domain-containing protein codes for the protein MRRLPVYFLLDTSGSMYGEPIHALNNALSGMVNTLRSDAQALDSLWISIITFDREVKELVPLTELVQFRLPEITCPQSGPTNTGAALDFVLTKVEQDIIKSSPTQKGDWKPLLFLFTDGKPSDIQLYREKTAQVRAYNFGAVVGCAAGHLANDAMLKELTDNVVHLDSADSQTLKTFFKWVSETIEQGNRSQGTGEETRLPPPPDEITVVI